DNA sequence from the uncultured Ilyobacter sp. genome:
TATAAACTCTTTGCTTCAAAGGAGAAAGTAGAAGAGATGAAACAGAAGTTTACTGCAGGAGGCTACGGGTACGGACACGCCAAAAAAGAGCTTTTAGAGGCTATATTAGAGTATTTTGGTGAGGCAAGAGCCAAAAGAGAGGAACTTGCAAAAAATCCAGAGTATGTGGAAACTATCCTAAAAAAAGGAAGAGAAAAAGCCAGAAGTATAGCCAGAGCAAAGGTAGATCTTGTGAAAAAAACTGTTGGACTTTCGGGAAATAATTATAGATAAAATAAAAAATCGGAAGTTTATCTTCCGATTTTTTATTTACAAAAGCATTCATTTATCATCAGTGAATCAAATAAATTCTTTCCCAGATTTACATTGATTTTTTCAGTTTTTCATACTCTTTTTCCTGTATCTCTATAGCATTATTTAATTTTTCTTCTGTTTTTTTATATATTTTTCTGTGACTATCTATACCCATATCCCTCTCCCTTGAAGACACATCCTTATAAAATTTAAAGACTAAAATTATCAAAGCAAACACTATCAAAATTTTTATAAATTTCATTTTACACCCCCTGTAAGGTTACATAAAATTATCACCTATAAAAATTCAAAAATCAAACTTAGTTAAAAAATCAGGTTGATCATTTACTTTTACTTCAAGAGAAAGCAATAAAATCAGGATTCTTTGCTATAAGCTATAATTTATCTGCCACCATTTCCCCACACTCTGCAATTCTTGTCTTAATGCCACAATCGTTGCAATTATTTCTACAGTCTGAAGTAAGAGCTTCTTTTTCTGCATTTTCAAGTTCCCCTAGAAGGTATTTTTTTGTGAATCCCATGTCCATGATATCCCATGGAAGCTCTTCCTCAAGGTCTCTTTCACCTAAATAATCTTCCTCGTCTAGATTCAATTCTTCCATGGCTTCCTTCCATATGAAAAAATTATGTCTATAGTCATCAAGCTTTGCTCCTTTTTTCCATGCCAGCTCCACCAGGTCTCCTATCCTCTCGTCTCCACGAGAAAGGAATCCCTCTAGGTATGATTTTGCCTTGCTGTGTATCTTTATATTCATGAATCTGGCTCTATGGAATAGTTCTCTAAGGAGAGTATGTTTTCTGTCCATCTCTTCAAAATTCATCTGTCTAGACCACTGGAAAGGAGTATGAGGTTTCGGTACAAAGTTCGATACACTTACAGTAATACTGAGTCTCTTAGAATGAACTCTGCATTTTTCAACCACTTTACGAACCAAGTCATATATCCCCTTTACATCTTCATCAGTCTCAAAGGGAAGACCTATCATAAAGTAGAACTTCAGTGTGTCCCACCCAGCCTTTACAGCTGCTTCTGCTGTTTCTAATATCTCTTCTTCTGTCACACCTTTATTTATTACATCTCTCAGTCTCTGAGAACCAGCTTCAGGAGCGAAGGTAAATCCAGTCTTTTTTCCACTTGTGATCTGCTCAGCTACTTTTACAGAATAGGGGTTCATTCTGAGGGACGGAAGACCTATCCCCAAGTTATTTTCACCGTACTTTTCCTGTATACTTCCAAGAAGGTTACCGATCTTAGAATAGTCGCTACTGCTTAGAGAAGATAGAGAAACTTCAGAATATCCTGTGGCCTCTAGAGTTTTGTCTATCAGCTTCATATTATTTTCCAGAGTCCTCTCTCTCACCGGTCTGTATACCATTCCAGCCTGACAGAATCTGCACCCTCTAGTGCATCCACGCTGTATCTCCACTGCTGCCCTGTCATGCACTATAAGCATATAAGGTACTATTTGTTTATCATAAAACTCCGTCTTATTCAGATCTCGTACAATTGCTCTTTTTACTTTTTTCTTTCCCTTATGAATTGCAGGAATGTACACTCCCTCTAAACCATCTAGCATCTGAAGTTTCTCTTTTTTACTTTTCTCTGGATTACCTGATAAAATTTTTGCAATTTCCACCATGGTGTCTTCACCGTCTCCGATCACCATGAAGTCAACAAATTTTTCCATAGGTGCAGGGTTCATCATGCATGTCCCCCCTGCCATTATAAGGGGATGCTCCTCTGTTCTTTCCTCTCTGCGAAAGGGGATACCTGCAAGATCAAGGGCATTCAATGCATTTGTATAACTTACCTCATATGAAAATGAGAATCCTATGAGATCAAATTCAGATAAGGGGGTTTTGCTTTCAAGGGAAAACATAGGTATTTTTTCTTTTCTCATGACCTCTTCCATATCTCCCATTGGAGAGAACCCTCTCTCAAGATAAAATCCATTGACCTTATTCATTATGTCATACAGTATTCTTATCCCCACATTAGACATACCTACCTCATATATATCAGGAAAAAAAAGACACATATGGGCGTCAAAATCTTTCTTATGGACGCTGTTAATTTCATTTCCCAGATACTGGGCAGGTTTTTCAACTGATAAAAGGTGATCTCTTATATCTATTGTCATTTTTTTCCTCTCTTTTCAAAAAAAATTAATTTCTGTCGTCTATCTCTTGAAATCTTTCCATTTTTCCCCAGGTTTCTGTCATATGGTGAGACCTTGCAAGTTCTGCCACAACTGGGTTTAACTTCAAAAGTTTTTTATATGATCTTTCAGGGTGATTTCTCATTACCTCATCCCCTATACTCACCTGCTTTATCCTAGAAAATAGTCCCATTTCCTCTTTCCCACAATCGTGTAAAAGGGCAAGCTTTAGGTAGTTTTTGTCATTTTTAAGTAGATCGTCTTCCATAGCCTCTTTTAGCATATTTACAGAGTGAATCTTGTCATACTCCTTCATTTCTGAAAAAATTGCATACTCCTCTTCTGAAAGTACTTTTTTTACAAGAGTATTATTTTTTTCTTCATATTTTACGAATATATAGGTGAGCACCTGTCTTATCCTATAAAACATCGGTTATCTCCCTTACAACTATATCCCCGTATTTTTTACGGAGATTTTTTATATTTTTACCCCTTGTTCCTATGAACTCACCTTTTTTAGAGGAGTCTACATAGAAAATATAGAGGTCTCCCATTTTTTCTGCATAGAGAAGGTTGCTCTCTTTTATTTCAGGAGCCTTCTCTATAAATATTTCCTCAAGATTTTTCTTAATATGGATTTTTTCAAGATTCAGATATTTTCCAGGAAGAGGTGTTTTTTCCCCTGTCAGTATATAACCAGACATTATTCTCACCTGTTTTGGCATAAATGAACTCCCGTAAAACCATAGCCCATTATCTCTAAAGGAAAGCTCTACACTTCTGACTTTTTCCCTCAGCTGTTTCCCCTTAAAATCTGTAAACTCACTGACATCATATGTACCACTCAGTTCCTTGCAGAGTTTCTCTATATTCTCTTCACTGTTTTTAACCTTTGCCATAGGATATCTATAGCAGTACTCTCTGGCTTCTACCAGATCAGGTATCACAAGATCAGATAGAGTTTTTTGCACCTTTTTTATTCTCATCTCTTTTTTAGATATCTCATTGAATCTTGCAGCTATTTCTTCCATATCCCCAAGGTAACTGCTACTCACATAGAGGATATTCTCTCCTGCACTTACCTTGGCGTCTGTCCTACCTGCCTGCTGTATCCCCTTTGCCCAGGTGAAACCTAGAGAATCCATTATCTCCCGGAACCTTCCCTTTACGCTTTTTTTATTTTTAACCTCATCAAAGGCGTCGAAGGAACCACCTCTATAAGAGATATAAAAGAGATATCCAAATTTTTTACTCTTTTCCAGTTTTCTGAGGTTTATCAACTTATTCTCCATATCCGTTTTCAGCCAAGATCTCCACCTTTCCGATCTTTCTCACTGTCTCCACATTATTTTTCAAAAACTTCTCATCTTTTATATTTTCTTTATTATTAAATACTACCCCTTTGATCTTTATATCATTTCTTTTCAACACATCTATAGTGAGCAGAGTATGATTTATTGTCCCAAGAACATTTCCTGAGATAAGTATAACCTCTGACTTTTTTCTATAATCTACAAGCAGGTCTAGATACATATAGTTTTCCACAAAAGGTACCAAAAGCCCTCCGGCCCCCTCTACAAAGACCACATCATTTTCAAGAAGTTCTTTGTCTATCTTCTCCTTTATGGCTTTTATATCTACCGATGTCCCGTCTGCTTCTGCTGCGGCATCAGGAGACATAGGTTTCTTGTAAAAGAAAATATTTACTTCCTTTACGTCTTTTCCTAGTAGCTTTGCATAAGAATAAGAGTCGGATCCTTCCAGATTTTCAGGGAAGGTTTCACTTCCTGTTTCCACAGGTTTTATTGCAGTTACCTTCAATCCTTTATCTATCTCTTCTTTTACAAGTTTTAGGCCTGCGTAAGTTTTTCCTATATCAGTGTCTGTCCCAACTATAAAGTAGAGTTTTCCCTCTTTATTTTCTTCTCTCTTTACCACGTGACATTTTCTGCACCTTGCCTCATAAGATTCACTTGCTCCAACCAAAACCACGGGGTCATTGTAATATGCAGGTTCTCCATTCACAAGTCTTTGGGTTCTAGAAGCTGGGTTTCCACACACTGCACAGATAGCACTTAGTTTATCTACATATTCTGCCTTTGCAAGAAGAGAATCTATCGGCTCAAATGGCTCTCCTCTGAAATCCTGATCTAGTCCTGCAACTATTACTCTTTTCCCCATATCTGAAAGTTTCTCACAAAATTCAACTACTGGCTCTCCAAAAAACTGAACTTCATCTATTCCAATTACCTCTGCATCGCTGTATTTTTCATAGAATATATTTTCCATCTCTTCCACCGATGAGGCTGGAACTCCCTCTATAAATATACTGCTGTGAGACACCACATTGGTTTCATCATATCTTTTATCGATAGAATGTTTAAATGCCACCACCTTTTGACTGGCATATTTAGAACGTATAAGCCTTCTTATGAGCTCCTCACTCTTTCCAGAAAACATTCCTCCTGTTATTACCTCTATCCATCCCATTCCCTCTGTGAGTAAAAAGTGCACCTTATTCACCTCAAATATTTTTATTTTTGTTTATATACATATGTTCTTATAATCTAGAATACCCTTGATTATAACATATCTCATATTTTATTACAATCTTGTCAAACTCCACTAAATATAGACAAAAACCAGGTTTTATCTAACCTGGTTTCTTAGAATTTGCGCTCTTTAATTCATCTTTTTTCACCTTTTAAATTAACCCGATTTAATTTCTTTATTTAAAATTAAGTTGCTGAATTTATCCAAAAGCTGTGTTACTTTCTTTGCTTGCCCAAAGAAAGTAACCAAAGAAAAGGCACCCAATTAAAATTAATGAAACTTGTAAAAAAATTTACAAGAACTATAAAATATATTCGTTTTACTCATTATTTTCTAAGTCAAATCACTTCTGAACTAACTTTCTATTGAAATATAGTCGGTAAACCTCCTTATTTCAATGAAAGTGGATTTCACAAGATGATTTCTTAACGGCATTTTTTAAAGGGGAAAGTAATATGAAAATTAATTTTTTTTATTTTCACTCTATGAAACTCTCTTCTTTTCTCTGTGGCCTCTGTGGCCAAAAGGTTTTATCTTTATTCGTGTTAATTTTTTTTGTCTTTTATCGGTTTTCATTCGTGACAAAATCTTTTGACTCTAATATTCTTGTAAAGTCAATAATTTATTAGGAATTATTCTAAGTAGCAACTTAAATTAAATTATTCAAACTTGAGAAAAAATAGAATATTTTTACTGGATTTAGATAGTTGACATGATATCTAAAATCACCTTATCTGTTTCAGCCATCCCCTCTTGTGATAACCTACCTATATTTTTAATTGTTTCTTCAATATTTTTACTTACTATTCCATCTGCAGGATTAAATACCCTTCTGTCTAAGGCAAGCATTGCTGAATCAAAGGCTGCGTAAATTCCAGTGGCTATCTTAAAAGCACACGAGGCTTTTGCACCGTCACAAATTAATCCAGAGATATTTGCCAAGGTATTAGTTAGGGCATCTTCTACTGCCTTCAAATCACCATTTTCCAAAAATGCCAGTGCTCCCCCTACACCTGCTGCTGCACATACGGCTCCACAGTAAGCAGATAGTCTTCCCACATTGGTTTTAATATGAATCGTTAAAGCATGTGATAAGAACAAGGCTCTTATCATTTTTTCCCCAGAAATATTTTTATCTCTGCAGTAACTTACGATTGGCAGTGAAGCAGTAATCCCCTGGTTTCCACTTCCGCTGGTGGTCATAACAGGGAGAGGACAACCACTCATTCTAGCATCACTTCCTGCTGCAGCAAAACTTGCAGCCCTGTTTCTAGAGTCGTCACCATAAACTCCTTTATTTATATTTTCTTGAATCATTGTTCCGATATTAGCTCCGTAGACCTCATTAAGACCCTCATTGGCTATGGCAGAGTTTAATTGGACTACCTTTGAAAAAATCGGTTCTATAAGATCAACATCAATTGTTTTTGCCATCTCATAAATTAATTGTACACTCAGTATCTCTCTGTCAGATAGGGATGAATTAAAATCAGCATCGTTACACGGTCTGCTAATTATGACTTTTCCGTCCTTTGTGACCTCAGTTATATTTGTATGAATGTGTTTTATTTCAACACTTGCACTTTCTTCCATATGGTGTGCCACTACTTT
Encoded proteins:
- a CDS encoding pseudouridylate synthase, translated to MENKLINLRKLEKSKKFGYLFYISYRGGSFDAFDEVKNKKSVKGRFREIMDSLGFTWAKGIQQAGRTDAKVSAGENILYVSSSYLGDMEEIAARFNEISKKEMRIKKVQKTLSDLVIPDLVEAREYCYRYPMAKVKNSEENIEKLCKELSGTYDVSEFTDFKGKQLREKVRSVELSFRDNGLWFYGSSFMPKQVRIMSGYILTGEKTPLPGKYLNLEKIHIKKNLEEIFIEKAPEIKESNLLYAEKMGDLYIFYVDSSKKGEFIGTRGKNIKNLRKKYGDIVVREITDVL
- a CDS encoding L-serine ammonia-lyase, iron-sulfur-dependent, subunit alpha; protein product: MTSDLIIKQVLNILCEEIIPAEGCTEPIAIAYTASRAVDILGDLPDKLDIYVSGNMVKNVKSAIVPNSGGMSGIESAAALGAFGGNSKKKLLVISNVEEEDVKKARGFIKEGNVNVKLIDSDIKLYVKVVAHHMEESASVEIKHIHTNITEVTKDGKVIISRPCNDADFNSSLSDREILSVQLIYEMAKTIDVDLIEPIFSKVVQLNSAIANEGLNEVYGANIGTMIQENINKGVYGDDSRNRAASFAAAGSDARMSGCPLPVMTTSGSGNQGITASLPIVSYCRDKNISGEKMIRALFLSHALTIHIKTNVGRLSAYCGAVCAAAGVGGALAFLENGDLKAVEDALTNTLANISGLICDGAKASCAFKIATGIYAAFDSAMLALDRRVFNPADGIVSKNIEETIKNIGRLSQEGMAETDKVILDIMSTI
- a CDS encoding HD domain-containing protein codes for the protein MFYRIRQVLTYIFVKYEEKNNTLVKKVLSEEEYAIFSEMKEYDKIHSVNMLKEAMEDDLLKNDKNYLKLALLHDCGKEEMGLFSRIKQVSIGDEVMRNHPERSYKKLLKLNPVVAELARSHHMTETWGKMERFQEIDDRN
- a CDS encoding thymidine kinase — protein: MNKVHFLLTEGMGWIEVITGGMFSGKSEELIRRLIRSKYASQKVVAFKHSIDKRYDETNVVSHSSIFIEGVPASSVEEMENIFYEKYSDAEVIGIDEVQFFGEPVVEFCEKLSDMGKRVIVAGLDQDFRGEPFEPIDSLLAKAEYVDKLSAICAVCGNPASRTQRLVNGEPAYYNDPVVLVGASESYEARCRKCHVVKREENKEGKLYFIVGTDTDIGKTYAGLKLVKEEIDKGLKVTAIKPVETGSETFPENLEGSDSYSYAKLLGKDVKEVNIFFYKKPMSPDAAAEADGTSVDIKAIKEKIDKELLENDVVFVEGAGGLLVPFVENYMYLDLLVDYRKKSEVILISGNVLGTINHTLLTIDVLKRNDIKIKGVVFNNKENIKDEKFLKNNVETVRKIGKVEILAENGYGE
- a CDS encoding TIGR03960 family B12-binding radical SAM protein, whose translation is MTIDIRDHLLSVEKPAQYLGNEINSVHKKDFDAHMCLFFPDIYEVGMSNVGIRILYDIMNKVNGFYLERGFSPMGDMEEVMRKEKIPMFSLESKTPLSEFDLIGFSFSYEVSYTNALNALDLAGIPFRREERTEEHPLIMAGGTCMMNPAPMEKFVDFMVIGDGEDTMVEIAKILSGNPEKSKKEKLQMLDGLEGVYIPAIHKGKKKVKRAIVRDLNKTEFYDKQIVPYMLIVHDRAAVEIQRGCTRGCRFCQAGMVYRPVRERTLENNMKLIDKTLEATGYSEVSLSSLSSSDYSKIGNLLGSIQEKYGENNLGIGLPSLRMNPYSVKVAEQITSGKKTGFTFAPEAGSQRLRDVINKGVTEEEILETAEAAVKAGWDTLKFYFMIGLPFETDEDVKGIYDLVRKVVEKCRVHSKRLSITVSVSNFVPKPHTPFQWSRQMNFEEMDRKHTLLRELFHRARFMNIKIHSKAKSYLEGFLSRGDERIGDLVELAWKKGAKLDDYRHNFFIWKEAMEELNLDEEDYLGERDLEEELPWDIMDMGFTKKYLLGELENAEKEALTSDCRNNCNDCGIKTRIAECGEMVADKL